One Patescibacteria group bacterium genomic window carries:
- a CDS encoding DNA methyltransferase, which translates to MLILGTKDIIKTFEAAKPVIVWSFKDVTRAETTALTHSYHRYPAKFIPNIVEKLINDFTKEDDFVLDPFGGCGTTLVESKRLGRRSLCFDINPVAKFITEVKVTPINPIKLDEEFEKLQNKLLKNKKIFYNYHLKNERILYWFDKKIITELDFLYSKIKSIKNAKIRKFFLCAFSHNLKNSSKWLMKSIKPTIDKDKKIPPVSINFLKHSRSMIKKNGQFYSLLQKNNSLKTSAKVLLKDSTKRFSLNDEVVDLIITSPPYVTSYEYADLHQLSLLWFGSDRNNFSGWYNFSSNLKDFRKKFIGTSYKTEQEGEIGSQIGLTITKRLGEKDKALAKDVSNYFIDMNLAFKEMYRVLKIGKHACIVIGNTELRGVAILNAEVATEQMLKIGFKNPNIIKREVQNKMITPWRDTNTGKFTNIKNPNKKCAYEYEYVLIMEK; encoded by the coding sequence ATGCTAATTTTAGGTACAAAAGATATAATTAAGACGTTTGAGGCTGCTAAACCAGTAATTGTTTGGTCTTTTAAGGACGTTACTCGCGCGGAAACTACCGCTCTGACACATAGTTATCATAGGTATCCAGCAAAATTTATTCCAAATATAGTTGAAAAACTAATAAATGATTTTACAAAAGAAGATGATTTTGTGCTCGATCCTTTTGGGGGGTGCGGGACAACGCTTGTTGAGTCGAAAAGATTAGGGCGGAGAAGTCTTTGTTTTGATATAAATCCCGTAGCTAAATTTATAACAGAAGTGAAGGTGACCCCGATTAATCCCATAAAATTAGATGAAGAATTTGAGAAACTTCAAAATAAACTTTTAAAAAATAAAAAGATTTTTTATAATTATCATCTTAAAAACGAGAGGATACTTTACTGGTTTGATAAAAAAATAATCACAGAATTAGATTTTCTTTATTCCAAGATAAAGAGTATTAAAAATGCAAAAATAAGGAAATTCTTTTTATGCGCTTTTTCTCATAATTTAAAGAATAGTTCAAAATGGTTAATGAAAAGCATTAAACCAACAATTGATAAAGATAAAAAAATACCACCTGTTTCAATCAATTTTCTTAAACATTCCAGGTCGATGATTAAAAAGAACGGTCAGTTTTACTCATTACTTCAAAAGAATAACAGTCTAAAGACTTCCGCAAAAGTTTTGCTTAAAGATTCGACGAAGAGATTTTCGCTTAATGATGAAGTGGTTGATTTAATAATTACTTCTCCTCCGTATGTAACGTCTTATGAATACGCAGATTTACATCAGCTTTCTTTACTCTGGTTTGGAAGTGATAGAAATAATTTTAGTGGTTGGTATAATTTTTCTAGCAACCTTAAAGATTTCAGAAAAAAATTCATCGGGACTAGCTACAAGACTGAGCAGGAAGGGGAGATTGGAAGTCAAATTGGTTTAACGATTACCAAGAGGCTTGGTGAAAAAGATAAAGCTCTTGCGAAAGACGTGTCAAATTATTTTATTGATATGAATTTAGCCTTCAAAGAGATGTACCGTGTTTTAAAAATCGGTAAACATGCATGCATCGTGATTGGAAATACTGAGCTTAGGGGGGTTGCTATATTAAATGCGGAAGTGGCAACAGAGCAAATGCTTAAAATTGGTTTCAAAAACCCCAACATAATTAAGAGAGAGGTACAAAACAAAATGATTACCCCATGGAGGGATACAAATACTGGAAAATTTACTAATATAAAGAATCCAAATAAAAAATGTGCTTACGAGTACGAGTATGTTTTAATAATGGAAAAATAA